The following are encoded together in the Lactuca sativa cultivar Salinas chromosome 1, Lsat_Salinas_v11, whole genome shotgun sequence genome:
- the LOC122194888 gene encoding LOW QUALITY PROTEIN: NADH dehydrogenase [ubiquinone] iron-sulfur protein 3 (The sequence of the model RefSeq protein was modified relative to this genomic sequence to represent the inferred CDS: inserted 1 base in 1 codon), with the protein MDNQFIFKYSWETLPKKWXKKMERSEHGNSSDTNTDCPFQLLCFLKLHTYTRVQVSIDICGVDHPSRKQRFEVVYNLLSTRYNSHIRVQTSADEVTRISPVVSPFPSAGRWEREVWDMFGVSSINHPYLRRISTNYGFEGHQLRKDLPLSEYVEVRYDDPEKRVVSEPIEMIEDMNRSIDTIEEELRRFLSSFFSDDKSS; encoded by the exons ATGGATAACCAATTCATTTTCAAATATAGTTGGGAGACTTTACCCAAGAAAT GTAAAAAAATGGAAAGATCGGAACATGggaatagctctgataccaatacgGACTGCCCATTTCAATTGTTGTGCTTTCTTAAATTGCATACCTATACAAGGGTTCAAGTTTCGATCGATATTTGCGGAGTTGATCATCCCTCTCGAAAACAAAGATTTGAAGTGGTCTATAATTTACTGAGTACTCGGTATAACTCACACATTCGTGTACAAACCAGTGCAGACGAAGTAACACGAATATCCCCGGTAGTCAGTCCATTTCCATCAGCCGGCCGGTGGGAGCGAGAAGTTTGGGATATGTTTGGTGTTTCTTCCATTAATCATCCATATCTACGCCGTATATCAACAAATTATGGTTTCGAGGGTCATCAATTACGAAAAGACCTTCCTCTGAGTGAATATGTGGAAGTACGCTATGATGATCCAGAGAAACGTGTGGTTTCTGAACCCATTGAGATGATAGAAGATATGAACCGATCAATCGATACGATAGAAGAGGAGCTCCGAAGGTTCCTCTCTTCATTCTTCTCGGATGATAAGTCGAGCTAA